One genomic segment of Mus pahari chromosome 4, PAHARI_EIJ_v1.1, whole genome shotgun sequence includes these proteins:
- the Ddx20 gene encoding probable ATP-dependent RNA helicase DDX20 — MAAAAAAVEAFEAPAALTTSESAMAAEPAAAPVQAAEPTPASPWTLRTAHDIGGPRTRTGDVVLAEPADFESLLLSRPVLEGLRAAGFERPSPVQLKAIPLGRCGLDLIVQAKSGTGKTCVFSTIALDSLILENYSTQILILAPTREIAVQIHSVITAIGIKMEGLECHVFIGGTPLSQDKTRLKKCHIAVGSPGRIKQLIELDYLNPGSIRLFILDEADKLLEEGSFQEQINWIYSSLPASKQMLAVSATYPEILANALTRYMRDPTFVRLNPSDPSLIGLKQYYQVVNSYPLAHKIFEEKTQHLQELFSKVPFNQALVFSNLHSRAQHLADILSSKGFPTECISGNMNQNQRLDAMAKLKQFHCRVLISTDLTSRGIDAEKVNLVVNLDVPFDWETYMHRIGRAGRFGTLGLTVTYCCRGEEENMMMKIAQKCNINLLPLPDPIPPGLMEECLNWDVEVKGAMHTYSSPTIATQSPKKQVQKLEKAFQSQRTPGNQVPSPRNTSVSALSARSKHSKQKLPVKSHSECGVLEKAAPPQELGCTTQLEEQVKNSVQSSVEDSNNSQQQAKDTSPGSLPKIPCLSSFKVHQPCTLTFAELVEDYEHYIKEGLEKPVEIIRHYTGPEAQTGNPQNGFVRNRVSEDRAQMLVSSSQSGDSESDSDSCSSRTSYQSKGSKSYLEGSSDTQLKDSECIPVGGPLSLEQVPNGNDTPTQVEYQEASETQVKARHKEGANQRSKQSRRNPPRRSSYRAQTEPQEEGWYDCHREATASFSDTYQDYEEYWRAYYRAWQEYYAAASHSYYWNAQRHPSWMAAYHMNTVYLQEMMRGNQ, encoded by the exons atggcggcggcggcggcggcggtggagGCGTTTGAAGCCCCGGCGGCCTTGACAACCTCCGAGTCCGCTATGGCTGCGGAGCCTGCGGCCGCGCCGGTGCAGGCTGCGGAGCCGACTCCGGCCTCCCCGTGGACCCTGCGGACCGCTCACGACATCGGCGGGCCGCGCACACGTACCGGGGACGTGGTGCTGGCGGAGCCCGCGGACTTCGAGTCGCTGCTGCTGTCGCGGCCGGTGCTGGAGGGGCTGCGGGCGGCCGGCTTCGAGAGACCCTCTCCGGTGCAGCTCAAGGCCATCCCGCTGGGGCGCTGCGGACTCG aTTTAATTGTCCAGGCTAAGTCTGGCACTGGAAAAACTTGTGTATTCTCCACCATTGCTCTGGACTCTCTGATTCTTGAAAACTATAGTACTCAG attttgatATTGGCTCCCACAAGAGAAATTGCTGTTCAGATACACTCTGTTATCACAGCCATTGGAATAAAAATGGAAGGATTAGAATGTCATGTCTTTATTGGAGGGACTCCATTATCGCAAGACAAAACCAGACTTAAAAAGTGTCATATTGCTGTTGGATCTCCTG GTAGAATTAAACAGCTCATAGAACTTGACTACCTGAATCCAGGCAGTATCCGTCTCTTTATTCTTGATGAAGCAGATAAGCTTTTAGAAGAAGGCAGTTTCCAGGAGcaaataaa TTGGATTTACTCCTCTTTACCTGCGAGTAAACAGATGTTGGCAGTATCTGCTACCTACCCTGAAATTTTGGCTAATGCTTTGACAAGGTATATGAGAGATCCCACTTTTGTAAGATTGAATCCCAGCGATCCAAGTCTCATAG GTTTGAAGCAGTACTACCAAGTTGTCAATTCTTACCCTTTGGCTCATAAGATTTTCGAGGAAAAGACTCAGCACTTACAGGAACTTTTTAGTAAAGTCCCATTTAATCAAGCCTTGGTGTTTTCTAATTTGCACAGCAG agcTCAACATTTGGCTGACATCCTTTCTTCTAAAGGTTTTCCTACTGAATGCATTTCAG GTAACATGAATCAGAATCAGCGCCTTGATGCTATGGCGAAACTGAAGCAGTTTCATTGCAGAGTCCTCATTTCTACAGATTTG ACTTCCCGTGGGATTGACGCGGAGAAGGTTAACCTCGTTGTAAATCTGGACGTGCCGTTCGACTGGGAGACTTACATGCACCGGATTGGCAGAGCTGGCCGTTTTG GTACATTGGGACTGACAGTGACCTACTGTTgtagaggagaagaagaaaatatgatgATGAAAATTGCCCAGAAATGTAATATCAACCTTCTTCCATTACCGG ACCCTATTCCTCCTGGCCTGATGGAAGAATGCTTGAATTGGGATGTGGAAGTTAAAGGTGCCATGCATACTTACAGCTCACCAACTATAGCTACTCAGTCCCCCAAAAAGCAAGTTCAAAAACTAGAGAAAGCCTTTCAATCTCAAAGAACTCCTGGTAACCAAGTGCCTTCCCCTAGAAATACTTCTGTATCTGCACTATCAGCCAGATCAAAACACAGCAAACAAAAGCTTCCTGTGAAAAGCCACTCAGAGTGTGGAGTCCTAGAAAAGGCAGCTCCACCACAAGAGTTGGGCTGTACCACACAGCTGGAAGAGCAAGTCAAGAATTCTGTTCAGAGCTCTGTTGAGGACTCCAATAACAGCCAGCAGCAGGCCAAAGATACCTCACCTGGGTCACTCCCTAAAATtccttgtctgtcttcttttaaagTCCATCAGCCGTGTACTTTGACTTTTGCAGAACTGGTAGAAGATTATGAGCACTATATTAAAGAGGGGTTAGAGAAACCTGTGGAAATTATCCGGCACTACACAGGGCCTGAGGCTCAGACCGGGAATCCTCAGAATGGCTTTGTGAGAAATAGAGTTTCTGAAGATAGAGCACAGATGTTGGTGAGTAGTAGCCAGTCTGGAGACTCAGAGAGTGACAGCGATTCTTGCAGCTCAAGGACTTCTTACCAGAGCAAAGGCAGTAAGTCTTACTTGGAAGGCTCCTCAGACACTCAGTTGAAAGACTCTGAATGTATTCCTGTGGGTGGCCCTCTCTCTTTGGAACAAGTTCCGAATGGAAATGATACCCCAACTCAAGTGGAGTATCAAGAAGCCTCTGAGACCCAGGTAAAGGCAAGGCATAAAGAAGGAGCTAACCAAAGGTCTAAGCAAAGTCGGAGAAACCCACCACGGCGCTCCTCTTACCGAGCACAAACAGAACCCCAGGAAGAGGGTTGGTATGATTGTCACAGGGAAGCAACCGCGAGTTTTTCTGATACCTACCAGGATTATGAGGAGTACTGGAGAGCATATTACAGGGCATGGCAGGAGTATTATGCTGCTGCTTCCCATTCATACTATTGGAATGCTCAGAGACATCCAAGCTGGATGGCTGCCTATCATATGAATACAGTTTATCTACAAGAGATGATGCGTGGTAACCAGTGA